A section of the Babesia microti strain RI chromosome I, complete genome genome encodes:
- a CDS encoding conserved Plasmodium protein, unknown function (overlaps_old_locusTagID:BBM_I02970) — MTSDVNRTFTSTFGLLQSGKRRKFEEEFAKIRKVQLKGGVNAKIELCKLIELVLVSDGRFSSLLITDLYNLLTDKNKNVALTALDTISLCIDTLIYNVIECHSHQDLVSEKLYIPGGIGLFKNVLADYECLRSTYSSLLKSTKSSEAIFLIYKILAAELQAFAEVDVSDYIIYDSKNHFNPAKIGIDGLAHKKPKNPNYPECNCVCKFLSKNASTISYGELKPIMFSKCTRKSNLKSYFERWREENVQLLCKYLNKDDKSDLGKIKFLMSTHVCSLVIACYPLTYNELLPNLQQLLEPVSRNPNQPISTFAPKFSEKGSIDKFVFKQLIRILASKISISLHKEISECLCACGYISGLDIIYREIHCIGSVIMECPAPFDANKVYVMSCNFEDFGGLCATPLDNNIEGKLLEKRGPIYYITKPERVELIGHLAVTKPLPKLIDMALGYDVTKNNEGRSRTDILQYSDVPACKVLYFTPDMLKFTVTTRTTNLEPTGNELVQFKQMKDNLLTESANDIGVKVASTSDVMNNFQFYSKMVVNQILKADWSLTQSGQYLDSVKRKFLNKILLDNYLEPQTVREMLTMYINSLIAKLDLNRYVKSNPDGLTLQNALSEWSNYFNCVSDILYHKSVLNYIDSTSSSLVKQECDGNELAGFFNRLHIGNNRDNMSYDELLQLCFDGFYSDKLLINRAYRDAYIKSICSFVLSIPCITDGLIERFYSLLDSLGGSLLVFSLVSNILKKSKSVGAKRRIFSLFFKALYHKTPSVRNLFYKLIESTKGLYMTFDGQTSRYSNKEFEKLHNYLSILVTNRFGESCNKCGSGGRSLNISNLEMALTPPLWQWPIEIITLLTDWIKSLGVFQSAEIQVTVCVRCKRNVFDISSDKILYNVLYMWDNLQDDCELDWHNPHYIHNIWLQETIFYIFLKCLRKYPIFQSQSDGDMPIDETDIEDSTIDIEDSLNHSKGPTGKDTSKSEEERVDNREKGCSLERFLVPNNFLKNMCDEIIENLNVGAICISINAVSEICNRSPQLLSALIYTVDSYALEQEHCNGRVCSGISEAIISSLSNLCTTHIEIFYVILENYLSVPPKTCLMGHILTNVAIKWTAPTYNIVDKLSMDSAEMRTILLCISTFKNWSKTVSIVPVVAFLPKNIAIDLLNHLFLVETNEGAVKSCIESVLSVPADVRSVMDQKVSSANQQWLSPEELLIAVYRFNNENLDRKKQAILLDHIISLVETNQRRPQNVPKNVIMSLHSVVKSCTMIVEDKQPISFIFGRLLCQVVQNVPSVRGGVVQHVMPTLVTRRAWEDKQLWRGVVISFGILWSEFKEPLTLLIFQLPQGVGEDLLQSVQQRHSVIPDMAAIVSKKQHMKAVCPRYISSILGL, encoded by the coding sequence ATGACTAGTGATGTTAATAGAACTTTTACTAGCACATTTGGATTGTTGCAAAGTGGAAAACGGAGGAAATTCGAGGAGgaatttgccaaaatcCGAAAGGTGCAGCTTAAAGGGGGGGTtaatgcaaaaattgagCTTTGTAAGCTTATTGAATTGGTACTTGTGTCTGATGGCAGATTTTCATCCCTACTTATAACCGATctatacaatttgttaaCTGATAAGAACAAGAATGTAGCATTGACAGCGCTAGATACTATCAGTCTATGTATTGACACGTTGATATATAACGTCATTGAGTGTCATAGCCATCAAGACTTGGTGTCTGAAAAGTTATATATTCCAGGCGGCATTGGGTTGTTTAAGAATGTACTGGCAGATTATGAATGCCTAAGGTCAACCTACTCCTCACTGTTAAAATCAACCAAATCTAGCGAAGCAATCTTTCTCATATACAAGATTTTGGCAGCGGAGCTGCAGGCATTTGCAGAGGTTGATGTTTCTGACTATATTATCTATGACAGTAAGAATCATTTTAACCCGGCCAAAATCGGTATTGATGGATTGGCGCATAAAAAACCCaaaaatccaaattatcCCGAGTGTAATTGTGtttgcaaatttttatcaaaaaatgcaAGTACAATCTCATATGGCGAATTGAAGCCAATAATGTTCTCCAAATGCACCAGAAAATCtaatttgaaaagttaCTTCGAAAGGTGGAGGGAAGAGAATGTACAACTTTTGTGcaagtatttaaataaagACGACAAATCGGATCTTGGTAAAATAAAGTTTCTAATGTCCACCCATGTGTGTTCATTGGTGATTGCATGCTACCCCCTAACTTATAACGAGTTATTACCCAATTTACAGCAATTGCTAGAGCCTGTTTCACGCAATCCAAATCAACCAATAAGTACTTTTGCCCCTAAATTCAGTGAAAAGGGTtctattgataaatttgtctTTAAGCAATTAATTCGCATACTTGCATCTAAGATATCGATATCGCTGCATAAAGAGATATCAGAATGCTTATGCGCATGTGGGTATATTTCTGGTTTAGACATCATTTACCGAGAAATTCACTGCATAGGTTCGGTAATTATGGAATGCCCTGCACCTTTTGATGCTAATAAGGTATATGTTATGTCCTGCAATTTTGAGGACTTTGGTGGATTATGTGCTACTCCTCTGGATAACAACATTGAGGGCAAATTGCTTGAGAAAAGGGgtccaatttattatataacaaaaCCAGAAAGGGTTGAGTTAATTGGACATTTAGCTGTTACCAAGCCACTGCCAAAGTTGATAGACATGGCACTAGGATACGATGTTACTAAGAATAATGAGGGCCGGTCGAGGACTGATATTTTGCAGTACTCGGATGTACCAGCCTGTAAAGTGTTATATTTTACTCCTGATATGCTCAAGTTCACAGTAACGACTCGCACAACAAATTTGGAACCAACTGGCAATGAACTAGTGCAATTCAAACAGATGAAAGACAATCTGCTAACAGAAAGTGCCAATGACATTGGTGTAAAAGTGGCAAGTACAAGCGATGTAATGAATAACTTCCAGTTCTACTCCAAAATGGTGGTAAATCAAATACTCAAGGCAGATTGGTCACTCACACAATCTGGCCAATATTTGGATTCTGTGAAGCGAAAgtttttgaacaaaattttGCTCGACAATTACTTGGAACCTCAAACTGTTCGTGAAATGTTGACCATGTATATCAACAGTCTCATAGCCAAACTGGATCTGAACCGCTATGTAAAATCTAATCCAGATGGTTTGACCTTGCAAAATGCGCTGAGCGAGTGGTCAAACTATTTCAACTGTGTGTCAGACATACTATACCATAAAAGCgtactaaattatatagattCAACTTCATCTTCATTGGTGAAACAGGAATGCGATGGTAATGAACTGGCAGGATTTTTTAATCGCCTTCACATTGGTAATAATAGGGATAATATGAGTTATGATGAGTTGTTACAGTTGTGTTTTGATGGATTTTATTCAGATAAGCTGCTCATTAACAGGGCGTATCGTGATGCGTATATAAAGTCGATTTGTTCATTCGTCCTCTCCATACCTTGTATCACAGATGGGCTAATAGAGCGTTTTTACAGTTTGCTGGATAGCTTGGGAGGGTCTCTACTAGTATTTTCCCTAGTATCGAATATACtgaaaaaatcaaaatctGTAGGCGCCAAACGGCGCATTTTTTCGCTATTTTTCAAGGCTTTGTATCATAAAACGCCTTCTGTGCGCAATCTTTTTTACAAACTCATAGAATCTACCAAGGGCTTGTACATGACATTTGACGGTCAAACTAGTAGGTATAGTAATAAAGAGTTTGAGAAGTTGCATAATTATCTCTCTATACTTGTAACTAATAGATTTGGGGAAAGTTGCAATAAATGTGGATCTGGTGGTAGATCTCTCAATATCTCTAACCTGGAAATGGCGCTAACTCCACCACTTTGGCAATGGCCAATTGAGATTATTACACTGCTCACCGATTGGATTAAGTCTCTGGGAGTTTTTCAGTCTGCAGAAATTCAAGTTACAGTATGTGTAAGGTGCAAAAGGAATGTGTTTGACATTTCAAGTGACAAGATACTCTACAACGTGCTGTACATGTGGGATAATTTACAGGATGACTGTGAATTGGATTGGCATAATCCACATTACATACACAACATTTGGTTACAAGAGACtattttttacatattcCTAAAGTGCCTAAGGAAGTATCCTATATTTCAAAGTCAATCTGATGGAGACATGCCCATAGATGAAACAGATATTGAAGATTCAACAATTGATATAGAGGATAGTCTAAATCATAGTAAAGGGCCTACAGGCAAAGACACTAGCAAGAGTGAAGAGGAACGCGTTGATAATCGTGAAAAGGGTTGTTCATTGGAAAGGTTCCTAGtgccaaacaattttttgaaaaatatgtgCGATGAGATAATCgaaaatttgaatgtaGGAGCCATTTGCATATCAATAAACGCAGTCTCTGAAATATGTAACAGGAGCCCTCAATTGCTATCGGCGCTCATATACACAGTTGATTCTTACGCTCTGGAGCAAGAACACTGTAATGGGAGAGTTTGTAGTGGTATTAGCGAAGCAATAATTAGCAGCCTTAGCAACTTGTGTACAACACacattgaaattttttatgtaaTACTGGAAAACTATTTATCAGTGCCCCCAAAGACATGTTTAATGGGACATATATTAACTAATGTTGCAATTAAATGGACCGCGCCAACGTACAACATTGTGGATAAATTGTCTATGGATTCTGCCGAAATGAGAACCATTTTGCTGTGTATAAGTACTTTTAAGAATTGGAGCAAAACTGTTTCAATCGTACCAGTTGTCGCatttttgccaaaaaatatcgcaataGACTTATTGAACCATCTGTTTTTAGTGGAGACAAATGAGGGAGCTGTTAAAAGTTGCATAGAAAGTGTACTATCCGTACCTGCTGATGTTAGGAGTGTCATGGATCAGAAGGTTTCCAGTGCCAATCAGCAATGGTTGTCGCCAGAGGAATTGCTGATCGCCGTATACAGATTCAACAATGAAAATCTGGATAGAAAAAAACAAGCTATATTGCTGGATCACATAATATCACTGGTTGAAACAAATCAACGCAGGCCACAAAATGTACccaaaaatgtaattatgTCTCTGCATTCGGTGGTCAAATCCTGTACGATGATTGTGGAGGATAAGCAACCCATTTCGTTCATATTTGGAAGGTTATTGTGCCAGGTTGTGCAAAACGTTCCGTCTGTGAGGGGAGGAGTGGTTCAGCACGTGATGCCTACGCTGGTGACTCGGAGGGCTTGGGAGGACAAGCAATTGTGGCGCGGGGTGGTCATTAGTTTTGGAATATTGTGGTCCGAGTTTAAAGAACCCCTGACTTTGCTAATATTCCAGCTCCCACAGGGGGTTGGGGAGGATTTATTGCAGAGTGTACAACAGCGGCACAGTGTTATCCCGGATATGGCGGCCATAGTGTCAAAGAAGCAGCACATGAAGGCCGTGTGTCCCAgatatatttcatcaatattAGGTTTATAA
- a CDS encoding hypothetical protein (overlaps_old_locusTagID:BBM_I02975), producing MKGIGPLSTIYVLSAIIGVSIGVRVGVMQHNKKPKVVNAVHNVYASLIDTNSSNSVTPTASTQKNTTENTNTTTPDPNVNSTDTKEKDNNATEIDDKSINPKCIGEIIKPFSIESKTFTIHGGGAGVENSGKWISNASDIDTNLETFLTIKFEMNSQIYSYINDLGQNMTATINLKMSPDLKDFGYSCPKNTVSVVDGEFSNVETLLTEKLKFFSGVFNKETNRVDIDITKLIRDKFLGVGDSGENVLNLAVKSGNKCIYRIHFKENPPTIKIIPKNTTYIQTDKWTACSKECKKEGAYQCAPIKCIEGNEKCDTTKMFSKRECVDVEDCVNVEEHINTKNSIGGWDLNLSNIFLKSPLYIGLCVALVILLAIAGIVVFQKMKGQKYVQITDEEIVGSVFTGGCI from the coding sequence TTGTAAATGCAGTGCATAATGTATATGCCTCTCTAATTGATACAAACTCATCTAATTCAGTTACGCCTACAGCATCAACCCAAAAAAATACTACAGAGAATACAAACACTACAACCCCCGATCCAAATGTCAACAGCACAGACACTAAGGAAAAAGATAATAATGCAActgaaattgatgataagTCCATAAATCCTAAGTGTATCGGGGAAATTATCAAACCTTTTAGTATAGAATCGAAAACTTTCACTATCCATGGTGGTGGCGCTGGAGTTGAGAATTCAGGAAAATGGATTTCAAACGCATCGGATATCGATACTAATTTGGAAACGTTTTTAAccattaaatttgaaatgaACAGTCAGATTTATAGCTATATAAATGATCTAGGTCAGAATATGACTGCAACGATTAATCTTAAAATGTCTCCGGATTTAAAAGATTTTGGTTATTCTTGCCCAAAGAACACAGTTTCAGTTGTAGATGGTGAGTTTTCGAACGTTGAAACTCTATTAACggaaaaattgaaatttttttctGGTGTATTTAATAAGGAAACGAACCGTGTTGACATTGACATAACCAAATTAATACGCGACAAATTTCTCGGCGTGGGTGATTCTGGTGAAAATGTGTTGAATTTAGCAGTGAAGTCCGGAAATAAGTGTATATATAGAATTCACTTCAAAGAAAATCCTCCAaccatcaaaattatcccAAAAAATACAACATACATTCAAACAGATAAGTGGACAGCATGTTCCAAAGAGTGCAAAAAAGAAGGTGCCTACCAATGTGCTCcaattaaatgtattgaaGGTAATGAAAAATGCGACACAACAAAAATGTTTAGCAAGAGGGAATGTGTTGATGTGGAGGACTGTGTTAATGTAGAAGAGCACATTAATACGAAGAACAGTATTGGTGGGTGGGACCTTAATTTAAGCAATATCTTTTTAAAATCACCTTTATACATTGGCCTTTGCGTAGCACTTGTTATTTTGTTGGCCATAGCCGGGATTGTTGTGTTTCAGAAGATGAAAGGGCAGAAATATGTCCAAATTACAGATGAAGAGATAGTTGGGTCTGTGTTCACTGGTGGTTGCATATAA